Proteins from a single region of Pyrus communis chromosome 6, drPyrComm1.1, whole genome shotgun sequence:
- the LOC137735933 gene encoding cysteine proteinase inhibitor B-like has product MMKVPIFALLICLLFVLSNGYGGMVGGRRQIENVKSNKEVQELGRFSVAEYNSRQKASRKMDSGGELQFLEVVEAQSQVVSGIKYYLKVSAVRNGAHMLFDSEVVVKPWLRSKQLLNFAPHAPN; this is encoded by the coding sequence atGATGAAAGTTCCCATTTTTGCCCTTCTGATCTGCCTCCTCTTTGTCTTGTCGAACGGGTACGGCGGCATGGTCGGGGGAAGGAGGCAGATCGAGAACGTGAAGTCGAACAAGGAGGTTCAAGAGTTGGGGAGGTTTTCGGTGGCAGAATATAACAGCAGGCAGAAGGCAAGCCGGAAGATGGACAGCGGCGGAGAGCTTCAATTTTTAGAGGTGGTGGAGGCGCAGAGCCAGGTGGTTTCTGGCATCAAGTACTACCTCAAGGTGTCGGCCGTGAGGAATGGGGCGCACATGTTGTTCGATTCGGAGGTGGTGGTGAAGCCGTGGCTCCGTTCCAAGCAATTGCTCAACTTTGCCCCTCATGCTCCCAATTGA